A single window of Pseudomonadota bacterium DNA harbors:
- the bamA gene encoding outer membrane protein assembly factor BamA: MCGLTMLCAVGTATAESFVVDDIRVEGLDRISPGAIFNYLPISVGDSVDDKRSRDAVRALFKTGLFKDVRLERDGDVLVVIVQERETISDITFEGNKAIKTEDLTKGLKEVGFAKGEVFNESKLDKVLQELKRQYFANGKYGVRIEHEVIPVDDKTVEVAFTISEGEAARIKQINIIGNEAFTDEQIRDNFKLNTPTWISWFTKDDQYSKQKLSGDLEILRSLYQDNGYLNFSVDSTQVSITPDKKDVYLTINVTEGDKFVVGDVKLAGTLIVKPDDLFKFVITRKGMTFSRKDLTATSKLITDRLGDEGYAFANVNAIPEIDAKSRIAGITYFVDPGQRVYVRRVNFFGNAKTRDEVLRREMRQLEGGWISTAKVERSKTRLRRLGFFEDVNVETPAVAGSTDQVDVNFTVKERPSGNLMLGLGFSQSAGIIFNTNVQQDNFLGSGKSVSFAFANSEINQVFRVGYMNPYWTVDGVARGFDFTYQKTDAGNTNIIRYNTKTLSGGMNFGVPITEYHFVNAGLSYESTEINTNPLFLDPIIANFLAREGNSYNLIRFSTGFSYDTRNSAIFPDRGTLQRIRGEITVPGADLTYYKLNLESRWYMPLARNYILMVRGEVGYGGAYGGTDELPFFENFYAGGPRTVRGYEENSLGPQDIFERALGGNVEVVGGAEVIIPVPFLAEFKSVRLSTFFDAGNVWSADQHVRFADVRMSAGISGIWMSPFGLLSISVAQPFRDQPEDQVQRFQFNFGTQF, from the coding sequence ATGTGCGGTCTGACGATGTTGTGCGCGGTAGGTACAGCCACCGCGGAATCCTTCGTCGTCGACGACATCCGGGTCGAAGGTCTTGACCGGATATCCCCCGGCGCCATCTTCAACTACCTCCCCATCAGCGTCGGCGATTCAGTCGACGACAAGCGCTCGCGGGACGCGGTGCGCGCCCTGTTCAAGACCGGCCTGTTCAAGGACGTGCGCCTGGAGCGGGACGGCGACGTGCTGGTGGTCATCGTGCAAGAGCGCGAGACCATCTCCGACATCACCTTCGAAGGCAACAAGGCCATCAAGACCGAAGACCTCACCAAGGGTCTGAAGGAAGTCGGATTCGCCAAGGGCGAAGTGTTCAACGAGTCCAAGCTCGACAAGGTGCTGCAGGAGCTCAAGCGTCAGTACTTCGCCAACGGCAAGTATGGCGTGCGCATCGAGCACGAAGTCATCCCGGTCGATGACAAGACCGTCGAAGTGGCCTTCACCATCTCGGAAGGCGAAGCGGCGCGCATCAAGCAGATCAACATCATCGGCAACGAAGCGTTCACCGATGAACAGATCCGCGACAACTTCAAGCTCAACACCCCGACCTGGATAAGCTGGTTCACCAAGGACGACCAGTATTCCAAGCAGAAGCTGTCGGGCGACCTGGAAATCCTGCGTTCGCTCTACCAGGACAACGGCTACCTGAATTTCAGCGTCGATTCGACCCAGGTCTCGATCACGCCCGACAAGAAGGACGTCTACCTCACCATCAACGTCACCGAAGGCGACAAGTTCGTGGTCGGCGACGTCAAGCTGGCCGGCACCCTTATCGTCAAGCCCGACGACCTGTTCAAGTTCGTCATCACGCGCAAGGGCATGACCTTCTCGCGCAAGGATTTGACCGCCACCAGCAAACTCATCACCGACCGCTTGGGCGACGAGGGCTATGCGTTCGCCAACGTCAACGCCATTCCCGAAATCGACGCCAAGAGCCGCATTGCCGGCATCACCTACTTTGTCGATCCGGGCCAGCGCGTCTACGTACGTCGCGTGAATTTCTTTGGCAATGCCAAGACCCGTGACGAGGTGCTGCGCCGCGAAATGCGTCAGCTGGAGGGCGGCTGGATTTCAACCGCCAAGGTGGAGCGCTCCAAGACCCGCCTGCGGCGCCTCGGATTCTTCGAGGACGTGAACGTCGAAACGCCGGCGGTGGCCGGTTCGACCGACCAGGTCGACGTCAATTTCACCGTCAAGGAGCGCCCGTCCGGCAACCTCATGCTCGGTCTCGGCTTCTCGCAGTCGGCCGGTATCATTTTCAATACCAATGTCCAGCAGGACAACTTCCTGGGCAGCGGCAAGAGCGTCAGCTTCGCGTTCGCCAACAGCGAGATCAACCAGGTCTTCCGCGTCGGCTACATGAACCCGTACTGGACGGTCGATGGCGTGGCGCGCGGTTTCGACTTCACTTACCAGAAGACCGACGCCGGCAACACCAACATCATCCGCTACAACACCAAGACCTTGTCGGGCGGCATGAATTTCGGCGTGCCGATCACGGAATACCATTTCGTCAACGCCGGCTTGTCCTACGAATCGACCGAGATCAATACCAACCCGTTGTTCCTCGACCCGATCATTGCCAACTTCCTGGCGCGGGAAGGCAATTCGTACAACCTGATCCGCTTCTCGACCGGCTTCAGCTACGACACGCGCAACTCGGCGATCTTCCCGGATCGCGGCACCCTGCAGCGTATCCGCGGCGAAATCACGGTGCCCGGCGCGGACTTGACGTACTACAAGCTCAATCTCGAATCGCGCTGGTACATGCCCTTGGCGCGCAACTACATCCTCATGGTGCGCGGCGAGGTGGGCTACGGCGGCGCTTATGGTGGCACCGACGAACTGCCGTTCTTCGAGAACTTCTACGCCGGCGGTCCGCGCACGGTACGCGGCTACGAGGAAAACTCCCTGGGTCCGCAGGATATCTTCGAGCGCGCGCTCGGCGGTAACGTCGAAGTGGTGGGCGGCGCCGAAGTCATCATCCCGGTGCCGTTCCTCGCCGAGTTCAAATCGGTGCGCCTGTCGACCTTCTTCGACGCCGGTAACGTGTGGTCGGCCGACCAGCACGTACGGTTTGCCGACGTGCGCATGTCGGCCGGTATCTCCGGCATCTGGATGTCGCCTTTCGGCTTGTTGTCGATCAGCGTCGCGCAGCCGTTCCGCGATCAGCCCGAGGATCAGGTGCAGCGCTTCCAGTTCAACTTCGGCACCCAGTTCTGA
- a CDS encoding UDP-3-O-(3-hydroxymyristoyl)glucosamine N-acyltransferase, with the protein MSLRLSELAARLGAPLENARDDVLLTSVAMPDDAGPQELTFISTTHLPRALAAGAALVSQRLAVDNALMVDDVMLACARACAWLPARRRTAARRARPTSLAASARIAATAHVGAGVEVGEASVVEAGVVLDDGVTIGAHCHIEAGAVIRGEASIGNRVRIGAGTCIGSVGFAYLRDGTSWQAMPSFGSVCIDDDVDVLARAVVHAGVLGDTVIASGCILDSQVLIGHDSVIGAHSAIAGQTAVAGASRIGRGCRIGGMVGIGEGVQIADGVTVTAMSMVSRSIHTVGARYSSGWPAEASATWWRRVANFRRTRG; encoded by the coding sequence ATGAGTCTTCGCCTGAGTGAACTGGCGGCGCGCCTCGGCGCGCCGCTTGAGAACGCACGCGACGATGTGCTGCTGACGAGCGTGGCGATGCCCGATGATGCCGGGCCGCAAGAACTGACGTTCATTTCCACCACTCACCTCCCACGCGCGCTGGCGGCGGGCGCCGCGCTCGTCTCGCAGCGGCTCGCGGTCGACAACGCGTTGATGGTGGATGACGTAATGCTTGCCTGCGCGCGGGCTTGTGCCTGGTTGCCGGCACGACGCCGCACCGCCGCGCGGCGCGCACGGCCCACCTCGCTGGCGGCTTCAGCGCGGATTGCGGCGACTGCCCATGTCGGCGCCGGAGTCGAAGTGGGCGAGGCGAGTGTCGTCGAAGCAGGCGTGGTTCTCGATGATGGCGTGACCATCGGCGCGCATTGTCACATCGAGGCCGGTGCGGTCATTCGCGGCGAGGCCAGCATCGGCAATCGTGTGCGCATTGGCGCCGGCACGTGTATAGGCAGCGTGGGATTCGCCTACCTGCGTGATGGAACGAGCTGGCAGGCCATGCCGAGCTTTGGCAGCGTGTGCATCGATGACGATGTCGACGTGCTGGCGCGCGCCGTGGTGCATGCCGGCGTGCTGGGCGACACGGTGATCGCGTCCGGCTGCATACTCGACAGCCAAGTGCTGATCGGACATGATTCGGTGATAGGTGCGCATAGCGCCATCGCCGGCCAAACGGCCGTGGCGGGCGCGTCGCGCATCGGTCGCGGCTGCCGCATCGGTGGCATGGTCGGCATCGGTGAAGGCGTGCAGATTGCCGACGGTGTGACGGTGACCGCCATGAGCATGGTCAGCCGCTCGATACACACCGTTGGCGCACGCTACTCGTCCGGTTGGCCAGCGGAAGCCAGCGCCACCTGGTGGCGGCGCGTAGCGAATTTCCGTCGCACGCGCGGATGA
- the rseP gene encoding RIP metalloprotease RseP, translating to MELLKTLLSFAVALGILVTAHEFGHYWVAKRLGVKILRFCIGFGRPWLSWRSGETDFALALIPLGGYVKMLDEREGEVAEHELHRAFNRKPLSTRIAVVAAGPLANFLFAILAYWAMLMIGVTGPRPIIGTVDNDSIASRAGLARGQEIIEVDGDAAHTWDGVFRRALDGILDQRALRLAVRDANGTVRHVMLDVSKLSVDDLGAGDFFKTLGLAPDMPVIAPVIARVTLDGAAAAAGIKDGDRVVSVDGAPVSSWGNWVDIIRQHPEQALSVVVERGGQQLTLTVTPARIKEDGKVLGRIGAEPLVPKQVDDIPMGVERYGPLAAFDGAVDRTVGMSLTTLKFLGKMVVGEASVRNLSGPISIAQYAGASAKLGIARFLEFLALVSVSLGVLNLLPIPILDGGHLLYYLIEFVTRRPVSEHLQSWGQQLGLVVLLSLMGLAVYNDILRIL from the coding sequence ATGGAGTTATTGAAGACCCTGCTGTCCTTCGCCGTGGCGCTGGGCATCCTGGTCACCGCCCACGAGTTCGGCCATTACTGGGTGGCCAAGCGCCTGGGCGTGAAGATCTTGAGGTTCTGCATCGGTTTCGGGCGGCCGTGGCTGTCCTGGCGCTCGGGCGAAACCGATTTCGCCCTGGCCCTGATCCCGCTCGGCGGCTACGTGAAGATGCTGGACGAGCGCGAAGGGGAGGTGGCCGAGCACGAACTGCACCGTGCCTTCAATCGCAAGCCGCTGTCCACCCGCATCGCGGTGGTGGCGGCCGGCCCGCTCGCCAATTTCCTGTTCGCCATCCTTGCCTACTGGGCCATGCTCATGATCGGCGTGACCGGCCCACGGCCGATCATCGGCACGGTCGACAACGATTCCATCGCGTCGCGCGCCGGCCTCGCCCGTGGCCAGGAAATCATCGAAGTGGACGGCGATGCCGCCCACACCTGGGACGGCGTGTTCCGCCGCGCCCTGGACGGCATCCTCGATCAGCGCGCGCTGCGCCTGGCGGTGCGCGACGCCAATGGCACGGTCCGGCACGTGATGCTCGACGTCAGCAAGCTGTCGGTCGACGACCTTGGCGCCGGCGACTTCTTCAAGACCTTGGGGCTGGCGCCCGACATGCCGGTGATCGCGCCCGTCATCGCCCGTGTCACGCTCGACGGCGCGGCGGCGGCGGCCGGTATCAAGGACGGCGATCGCGTGGTGTCGGTCGACGGCGCGCCGGTGTCGAGCTGGGGCAACTGGGTGGACATCATCCGCCAGCATCCCGAGCAGGCCCTGTCGGTGGTGGTGGAGCGCGGTGGACAGCAGCTCACCTTGACGGTCACCCCCGCCCGCATCAAGGAAGACGGCAAGGTCCTGGGCCGCATCGGCGCCGAGCCGCTGGTGCCCAAGCAGGTCGATGACATCCCCATGGGTGTCGAGCGCTATGGGCCGCTGGCGGCCTTCGACGGCGCGGTCGATCGCACCGTCGGCATGAGTCTCACCACGCTCAAGTTCCTCGGCAAGATGGTGGTCGGCGAAGCTTCGGTACGCAACCTGTCCGGCCCGATCAGCATCGCACAGTACGCCGGCGCGTCGGCCAAGCTCGGTATCGCGCGCTTCCTCGAATTCCTAGCCCTAGTGAGTGTCAGCCTCGGAGTACTCAACCTATTGCCCATTCCGATTCTGGATGGCGGACACTTGCTGTATTACCTGATAGAATTCGTGACGCGTCGACCGGTGTCTGAACATCTGCAGTCGTGGGGACAGCAGCTCGGTCTGGTGGTGTTGTTGAGTCTCATGGGGCTGGCCGTCTACAACGACATCCTGCGCATTTTGTGA
- the fabZ gene encoding 3-hydroxyacyl-ACP dehydratase FabZ has product MEDLGIAKILQTMPHRYPFLLIDRIIEYTPFESIKALKNVTINEPFFLGHFPGHPIMPGVLILESMAQATGMLAFYSNQARSEEGNVYYLVGVDKARFKRPVTAGDQLILRAQLKRQLKGIYRFESTAEVDGVVVASAEFMTTERAADS; this is encoded by the coding sequence ATGGAAGATCTGGGCATTGCAAAAATCTTGCAGACGATGCCGCATCGCTACCCCTTTCTCCTGATCGACCGGATCATCGAATACACGCCGTTCGAATCCATCAAGGCGCTCAAGAACGTCACCATCAACGAGCCGTTCTTCCTCGGACACTTCCCCGGCCACCCGATCATGCCGGGCGTACTGATCCTCGAGTCCATGGCGCAGGCGACCGGCATGCTGGCCTTCTATTCCAACCAGGCACGCAGCGAAGAAGGCAACGTCTATTACCTGGTCGGCGTCGACAAGGCGCGCTTCAAGCGGCCGGTGACCGCCGGCGATCAACTCATCCTGCGCGCGCAGCTCAAGCGCCAGTTGAAGGGCATCTATCGATTCGAGTCCACCGCCGAAGTGGATGGCGTGGTGGTGGCCAGTGCCGAATTCATGACCACCGAGCGGGCCGCCGACAGTTGA
- the uppS gene encoding di-trans,poly-cis-decaprenylcistransferase — protein MPCPLPRHVAIIMDGNGRWAKRRSLPRIAGHRAGVENVRVIVKYCAESGIETLTLFAFSSENWRRPPTEVKLLFELFVMVLDQEIEKLHEAGVRLRVIGDREPFPKKLQQCIERAEAHTAGNQRLNLVIAANYGGQWDITQATRQLAAQVERGELKAADITPAHIEARLALADLPNPDLFIRSGGEQRISNYLLWQLAYTELHFTECLWPDFDTAEFECALKSYTTRQRRFGMTGEQVSGELDAVASDAE, from the coding sequence ATGCCCTGTCCCCTGCCGCGGCACGTTGCCATCATCATGGATGGCAACGGCCGTTGGGCCAAACGTCGCAGCCTGCCGCGCATCGCGGGCCACCGTGCCGGCGTCGAGAACGTGCGCGTCATCGTCAAGTACTGCGCAGAGTCCGGCATCGAGACCCTGACGCTGTTCGCGTTCAGCAGCGAGAACTGGCGGCGGCCGCCGACCGAGGTCAAGCTCCTGTTCGAACTGTTCGTGATGGTGCTCGACCAGGAAATCGAGAAATTGCACGAGGCCGGGGTGCGCCTGCGCGTGATCGGCGATCGCGAGCCGTTTCCGAAGAAGCTCCAGCAATGCATCGAGCGCGCCGAGGCCCATACCGCCGGCAATCAGCGCCTGAACCTGGTGATTGCCGCCAACTACGGTGGCCAGTGGGACATCACCCAGGCCACCCGCCAGCTCGCCGCCCAGGTCGAGCGCGGCGAACTCAAGGCTGCCGACATCACGCCCGCGCACATCGAAGCGCGGCTGGCTCTGGCCGACCTGCCCAATCCCGATCTCTTCATCCGCTCCGGTGGTGAACAGCGCATCAGCAACTACCTGCTGTGGCAGCTCGCCTACACCGAACTCCATTTCACCGAATGCCTGTGGCCGGATTTCGATACCGCGGAATTCGAGTGCGCACTCAAGAGCTATACCACGCGCCAGCGCCGCTTCGGCATGACCGGCGAACAGGTCAGTGGTGAGCTCGACGCCGTGGCTTCCGACGCCGAATGA
- the lpxA gene encoding acyl-ACP--UDP-N-acetylglucosamine O-acyltransferase — MIDPSAKVDASAILAADVEVGPWTSIGPGVEIGAGTRIGSHCIIKGPTRIGRNNRVFSFCSIGEDPQDKKFTGVGESRLEIGDGNTMREYCSINRGTPQGGGLTRIGDDNWLMAYCHVAHDCRVGNHTVFANNATLAGHVEIHDYVILGGFTGVHQFCRMGESSFSAIAAAVVRDVPPYVIVDGNQAAPRSINREGLKRRGFSVEAIAALKRAYRTLYRQGNSLEDALKLLDAESAAFPEVARMLDFVRSSVRGIVR; from the coding sequence TTGATTGATCCGAGCGCCAAGGTCGACGCGTCCGCGATACTGGCCGCCGACGTTGAAGTCGGCCCCTGGACCTCGATCGGACCCGGGGTCGAGATAGGCGCGGGCACGCGCATCGGCAGCCATTGCATCATCAAGGGCCCGACGCGCATCGGCCGCAACAACCGCGTGTTCTCGTTCTGTTCCATCGGTGAAGACCCGCAGGACAAGAAGTTCACGGGTGTGGGCGAATCGCGCCTCGAGATCGGCGATGGCAACACCATGCGCGAGTACTGCAGTATCAACCGCGGTACGCCACAGGGCGGTGGCCTGACCAGGATAGGCGATGACAACTGGCTGATGGCCTATTGCCACGTCGCCCATGACTGCCGGGTCGGCAACCACACGGTGTTCGCCAACAACGCGACGCTGGCCGGGCATGTCGAGATCCACGATTACGTGATCCTCGGCGGCTTCACCGGCGTCCACCAGTTCTGTCGCATGGGTGAAAGCAGCTTTTCCGCGATAGCCGCGGCGGTGGTGCGCGATGTGCCGCCCTATGTGATCGTGGACGGCAACCAGGCCGCGCCGCGCAGCATCAATCGCGAAGGTCTGAAGCGACGCGGTTTCTCTGTCGAGGCCATTGCTGCCTTGAAGCGCGCCTACCGTACCCTGTATCGGCAGGGCAATTCGCTCGAAGACGCCCTCAAGTTGCTGGACGCCGAAAGCGCGGCCTTCCCCGAAGTCGCGCGCATGCTCGATTTCGTCCGCTCCTCGGTGCGCGGCATCGTGCGTTAA
- a CDS encoding 1-deoxy-D-xylulose-5-phosphate reductoisomerase: MTTAVTILGSTGTIGVNTLDVIARHPERFSVFALSANTNVDGLFAQCQAWNPPYAVMVDEPSASRLADRCRAAGLATEVLAGHAALATVSAHEQVDYVMAGIVGAAGLLPNLAAARAGKRVMLANKESLVMSGQLFMDAVRESKAELLPIDSEHNAVFQCLPAQFGDGLPGVGVERILLTASGGPFRSWPIEQLRGVTPAQACAHPNWVMGRKISVDSATMMNKGLEVIEACWLFGTTPAQIEVVIHPQSVIHSMVQYVDGSVLAQLGNPDMRTPIAYALAWPERCAAGVERLNLFDVRHLDFEEPDHDRFPCLRLARDAMSVGGTAPAILNAANEVAVAAFLDEKLAFTDIPRLVGHALERVTARAAADLDTILADDRSARECVERALVEGVH; the protein is encoded by the coding sequence ATGACCACTGCCGTGACCATCCTGGGTTCGACCGGCACCATCGGCGTCAACACGCTCGACGTGATCGCCCGCCATCCTGAACGTTTTTCCGTTTTCGCACTCTCTGCCAATACCAATGTCGACGGCTTGTTCGCGCAGTGCCAGGCCTGGAATCCGCCCTACGCGGTGATGGTCGACGAGCCGTCGGCGAGCCGGCTGGCGGACCGCTGCCGGGCCGCCGGCCTCGCCACCGAGGTGCTGGCCGGCCACGCCGCCCTGGCGACCGTGTCGGCCCACGAGCAGGTCGATTATGTGATGGCGGGTATCGTCGGCGCGGCCGGCCTGCTGCCCAACCTCGCCGCCGCACGCGCGGGCAAACGCGTGATGCTGGCCAATAAAGAGTCGCTGGTGATGTCCGGTCAGCTGTTCATGGACGCGGTGCGCGAAAGTAAAGCCGAGTTGCTGCCGATTGATAGCGAACACAATGCGGTGTTCCAGTGCCTGCCGGCGCAGTTCGGCGACGGTCTGCCGGGCGTGGGCGTGGAGCGTATCCTGCTGACCGCCTCGGGCGGGCCGTTCCGGTCCTGGCCCATCGAGCAGTTGCGGGGCGTGACGCCGGCACAGGCCTGCGCCCATCCCAACTGGGTGATGGGACGCAAAATCTCGGTGGACTCGGCGACCATGATGAACAAGGGCCTGGAAGTGATTGAAGCCTGCTGGCTGTTCGGCACCACGCCGGCCCAAATCGAAGTGGTCATCCATCCGCAGAGCGTGATTCACTCGATGGTGCAATACGTGGATGGTTCTGTGCTGGCCCAACTCGGCAATCCCGACATGCGGACACCCATCGCCTATGCCTTGGCATGGCCGGAACGCTGCGCGGCCGGTGTCGAGCGACTCAACCTTTTCGACGTGCGCCATCTCGATTTCGAAGAACCCGACCACGACCGTTTTCCCTGCCTGCGCCTCGCGCGCGACGCCATGAGCGTGGGCGGCACCGCGCCGGCCATACTCAATGCCGCCAACGAAGTCGCCGTGGCGGCCTTCCTCGACGAGAAGCTCGCGTTCACCGACATCCCGCGCCTGGTCGGCCATGCGCTGGAGCGGGTCACGGCACGCGCGGCAGCCGATCTCGACACCATACTGGCCGATGACCGCAGCGCGCGCGAGTGCGTCGAGCGCGCCCTCGTCGAAGGAGTGCATTGA
- a CDS encoding phosphatidate cytidylyltransferase, with protein sequence MVYGTLSLPLAVMGGVFALVLFGAALEWAALAGLDARTARVLYAALTVALALSGAFLAHGHPLAQRAVLVAGCLWWGVAAAWVIHYQWREGPKLRQPTALALCGWLALAPAVLALLVLLERGPAQLLALFALVWGADVFAYFGGKTFGRRRLASHVSPGKTWEGLLAAVVGTQLLALTGAGLLAGAPLAAVLALAALTLLASVVGDLTESLLKRLRGVKDSGALLPGHGGLLDRIDSLLAAAPVFTLGLILLEQP encoded by the coding sequence ATGGTTTACGGCACGCTGTCCCTGCCGCTGGCGGTGATGGGGGGCGTGTTTGCCCTGGTCCTGTTTGGCGCGGCGCTGGAATGGGCGGCGCTGGCTGGCCTGGACGCGCGCACGGCGCGCGTGCTCTACGCGGCACTGACCGTGGCGCTCGCGCTTAGCGGCGCGTTTCTGGCGCACGGCCACCCGCTGGCCCAGCGCGCGGTGCTGGTGGCCGGCTGCCTGTGGTGGGGCGTCGCCGCCGCCTGGGTGATTCATTATCAATGGCGCGAAGGACCCAAGCTGCGCCAACCGACGGCGCTGGCCCTATGCGGCTGGCTGGCCCTGGCGCCGGCCGTGCTTGCCTTGCTGGTATTGCTCGAGCGCGGGCCGGCACAGCTGCTGGCGCTATTCGCGCTGGTGTGGGGCGCCGACGTGTTCGCCTATTTCGGCGGCAAGACCTTCGGCCGGCGGCGCCTCGCCAGCCATGTCAGCCCGGGCAAGACCTGGGAGGGATTGCTGGCCGCCGTTGTCGGCACGCAATTGCTGGCCTTGACCGGCGCCGGCCTGTTGGCGGGTGCGCCGTTGGCCGCGGTGCTGGCCTTGGCGGCACTGACCTTGCTGGCCTCGGTGGTCGGCGATCTCACCGAGAGCCTCCTCAAGCGGCTGCGCGGAGTCAAGGACAGCGGCGCGCTGCTGCCCGGCCACGGCGGTCTGCTCGATCGCATCGACAGCCTGCTGGCCGCCGCGCCAGTATTCACTCTCGGACTCATCTTATTGGAGCAACCATGA
- the lpxB gene encoding lipid-A-disaccharide synthase, with amino-acid sequence MASPLVAIVAGEASGDALGGALIHALRARAPEARFIGMAGPAMLEAGCEALAHIDELSVMGLAEVLRAYPRLRRLRDALGRRLLDARPDVFVGIDVPDFNLGLARRMKRAGIATVHYVCPQAWAWRPGRARHLGASVDRLLALLPFEPAFFAGHGVDCRFVGHPLADALPLAPDRDAARAALGIAAGTPLLALLPGSRGQEIQRLAPVFAAGAAALLERRGPCAVVACAAHAGQVHAMRGAIAAAAPGLAVEILHGRARQLLSAADVALVASGTATLEALLCHAPMVVGYRLAPLSYHIIRRMISIQRIALPNILADEELVPELIQDDLTPAAIAMALACWLDDAPRRERYAARARQLHETLRVGAAQRAADAVLELCAPR; translated from the coding sequence GTGGCCTCTCCCCTGGTTGCCATCGTCGCCGGCGAAGCGTCGGGCGACGCGCTGGGCGGCGCCTTGATTCACGCCCTGCGCGCGCGGGCGCCCGAGGCGCGCTTCATCGGCATGGCCGGGCCGGCGATGCTCGAGGCCGGCTGCGAGGCGCTGGCGCATATCGATGAGCTGTCGGTGATGGGACTCGCGGAAGTGCTGCGCGCTTATCCGCGTCTGCGCCGCCTGCGCGATGCGCTGGGCCGTCGCCTGCTGGATGCGCGTCCCGATGTGTTCGTCGGCATCGATGTCCCGGATTTCAATCTCGGCCTCGCGCGACGCATGAAGCGCGCCGGTATCGCCACTGTGCACTACGTGTGCCCGCAGGCCTGGGCCTGGCGCCCCGGGCGCGCGCGCCATCTCGGCGCATCGGTCGATCGACTGCTGGCCTTGTTGCCTTTCGAGCCGGCCTTCTTCGCCGGCCACGGCGTGGACTGTCGTTTCGTCGGCCATCCGCTGGCCGATGCCTTGCCGCTCGCACCCGATCGCGACGCCGCGCGCGCGGCCTTGGGCATTGCCGCCGGCACGCCGCTGTTGGCGCTGCTGCCCGGCAGTCGTGGCCAGGAGATCCAGCGCCTGGCGCCGGTGTTCGCCGCGGGCGCGGCAGCGCTGCTCGAGCGTCGTGGCCCGTGTGCGGTGGTCGCCTGCGCGGCCCATGCCGGCCAGGTGCACGCCATGCGCGGCGCCATCGCCGCCGCCGCGCCGGGCCTCGCGGTCGAAATCCTGCACGGTCGTGCACGACAGCTGCTGAGCGCCGCCGACGTGGCACTGGTGGCGTCCGGCACCGCCACCCTCGAAGCCCTGCTGTGCCATGCGCCGATGGTGGTGGGATACCGTCTCGCACCGCTCTCCTACCATATAATCCGCCGCATGATTTCCATTCAGCGCATCGCTCTGCCCAACATCCTCGCCGACGAGGAACTGGTGCCGGAACTCATCCAGGATGACTTGACGCCCGCCGCGATTGCCATGGCGCTGGCGTGCTGGCTGGACGACGCGCCGCGCCGCGAACGCTATGCCGCGCGCGCGCGTCAACTGCACGAGACGCTGCGCGTCGGCGCCGCACAACGTGCCGCCGACGCGGTGCTGGAATTGTGCGCGCCACGATGA
- a CDS encoding OmpH family outer membrane protein, with amino-acid sequence MRILDRFSVVVLLSSALAFSAAQAADYKIGVVNAPRVLEAAPQAEVARVKLEKEFAARDQKLVAAQKELKGLEDRMQKDGAIMSETERGRVERDVMAKRRDLKRDTQEFQEDVNFRRNEEMAIIQQQIGEAIVALSKEQGFDMVLGTGVVFASEKVDITDQVIARLKKGAAK; translated from the coding sequence TTGAGAATTCTTGATCGCTTTTCCGTTGTCGTCCTGTTGTCCTCCGCTCTCGCGTTCTCCGCGGCGCAAGCGGCTGATTACAAGATTGGTGTGGTCAATGCTCCGCGCGTGCTCGAGGCGGCGCCTCAGGCCGAAGTGGCGCGCGTCAAGCTCGAGAAGGAGTTTGCTGCCCGCGACCAGAAGCTGGTTGCCGCGCAGAAGGAATTGAAGGGCCTGGAAGATCGCATGCAGAAAGACGGCGCGATCATGAGCGAGACCGAACGTGGTCGCGTGGAGCGTGATGTCATGGCCAAGCGCCGCGACCTCAAGCGCGACACCCAGGAGTTCCAGGAAGACGTCAATTTCCGCCGTAACGAGGAAATGGCCATCATCCAGCAGCAGATCGGCGAAGCCATCGTCGCGCTGTCCAAGGAGCAGGGTTTCGACATGGTGCTCGGCACCGGCGTGGTGTTCGCGAGCGAAAAGGTCGACATCACCGACCAGGTGATTGCACGTCTGAAGAAGGGCGCGGCCAAGTAA